The genomic window TTACCACCGTAGGGGACTCTTGCAGTATCACCAAAATAAACTATTTGCTCATTTGGCAAAACCCTTACAAGCTCACGCACTACTGTAAGACCACCAACTCCGGAGTCAAATACGCCAATAGATTTAACCATCAGATACTTCAGCCTTAGGCTAAGATTATTTTATCTTGAATAACTCAGTTGTCAAATTATTTTCATTGTTAAATCTTTATGATAAAGTTTTTAAGAAAGGTACGAATAAAAAGTGAGGACTGTAAAAATAAAGTCAAAAATAGGAGGTAAGATGTTGAGGAAATTTGTAAGTTTGCTATATGGATGTTTGAGGTATTATTTCTTTAGGTTGGCACTTATCTCTTTAACTCTTTTTGAGATTGCTTCGGCTACGCCTCGCAATGACTTGTGCAGAAGATATAGTACCGCTTAGCACTATTCACAGGATTGCTTATTCTAATGCTCGTGCCTTATGGGGAGGTACCACCTCAGGTGATGTATACGGGACTGAGTCTATCCCGTATTATGCACTTGATGATGAAGTCATAGCCTATATGTTTAACTTCAGTATAGGGCAACCATTTACGTTTGATAACTGGTATGTGTTTACACCTGCCTTGCCGTCAGGCAGGGATTTTCACAAGAAACGAAGAGTTCAGCATGACATCTTGGGGTGTCACCTATGCTACTGCAGGCCAGGTTTGTAACCCTATTTGTGTACAAATATCAATTCGGGTAGAAGTATCACCTGATTGAAACACGAATCTTCTACAAATACTACTATCACTACTCTGCCATACAACAATGTAATTGCTACCATCTGAAGCTACTGTAGACCTAACCCCTTTTGTAGAGATGCTAATTTGTGACGATGTATCACTTTATCTTCCCATACAACGAGGTAGTTGTCACCATCCCAAGCTACTGCGGGTGATTTTTGTATACTATCTTGAGTACAGATAACAATTTCAGCTAAGGTATCATCTGATGGGCTTACTCTTCTACCATAAATATCGTAATTACCATTCCTCTTATCTGACCACACAATGAGATAATTACTACCATCCCATGCTATTGCAGGCGACTCTTGTGCATTATCTTTCTTGCAGATAGCAATTTCAGGCAATGTATCACCTGACGGCTTCACAAGTCTGCCATAAATGTCACCATTACCAGGAATCCGACTATCTTCCCATCCCAAACTACTTTAGGATTATATTGAACATGACCTTCTTGACAAATAGGAAAATCTGCACTTATACCGTAGCCATAAATTAGCCCAAAAGTTAGCAAAATACCCATTACTCTTTTACTTTTGTTTGTTAACTATAGCTTCTAAAAATCCTAAGAATAGTGGGGCTGGTTTAATAAATCTTGACCTAAACTCCGGATGTGATTGTGTAGCAACAAAAAATGGATGTCCCGGTAGCTCTAAGAACTCAGCTAATTTAGTTCCATCCAACCGATAATGATGACCCGAAAATACAAGCCCACCCTTTTCTAAAGCCTTCTCAAACTTAGGTGATAGCTCATACCTATGACGGTGGCGTTCTATCACATAGCTTCGCCTTTCCACAGGATCCTTTGGAGATGCCTTCCCAATCCTAAAATGCTCAAGCGGCTCCTTCATATCCTCTTTAATTCTACCTTCTTTTTTATAAAGTTTGTAAACAAGTGTCCCTTCCTTAAGCCTCGCAGCATAAGCACCGAGTCTCATTGTCCCGCCATACTTAGATTTAGCAAGTATCTTACGCTGTTCTGGTAGAACAGTAACTACTGGATATGGTGAGTTTGGCTCCACTTCTGTTGTATGTGCACCTTTGAAGCCAACTACATTTCTTGCATACTCAACAATTGCAAGCTGCATCCCAAGACATAGGCCAAGGAATGGAATACCATTCTCACGTGCATATTGGATAGCTTTAATCTTACCCTCAATCCCTTTAGTGCCAAAGCCACCCGGAACAATTATACCATCGTAATCTTTAAGTATGCGGCTACCTGAGCGTTCTATTTTTTTGGAATCTACCCAACTTATCTTTGGCTTAACTCCAAGTCTTGCACCTGCATGTTCAATTGCTTCATTTATTGATATATATGCATCTTTAAGTCTAAAATCACCTACATCTATATATTTACCAACCATAGCAATTGAACAAGTAAACTGCGGATTTTTCAACCTGTTAAGTAATTCAGTCCATTTATTCCAATTGGGTTTCCTTTTTGGTTTAAGTGATAACTTTGCAAGTATCTTTTGACCAAGATTTTCGCGTTCAAAATTTATTGGTACCTCATACACTGACTCAATATCAGGTGCCGATATTACAAACTCTCGTTTTATATTTGCATAAGTTTCTATCTTCTTCCTGCGTACATCATCAAGTGGCTTCCTGCCACGACATAAGATTATATCAGGTATTATACCATTCTCTTGTAGCAATTTTATTGCCTGTTGTGTAGGCTTCGTCTTCATCTCTCCAATATGAGATGGTACAGGAAGGTATGTGATTAGCACATAAACAACATTGGATTTACCAATCTCTCTTTCTATCCCTTTAATAGCAAAAAGGAATGGTATATTCTCGTAGTCACCAACAGTGCCACCTATCTCTATAAGTGTGATATCGTAGCCCGCACCAGCCTTTCGTATTCTTGTCTTTATCTCATCCGGTATATGAGGGATAAACTGGACAGTCTCACCAAGATATTCACCTTTTCGCTCGCGGTCTATAACAGTTTTGTATATTTGACCTGTAGTTATATTATTACATTTTGAAATATCAATCCCAATGAAGCGCTCGTAGCTACCAAGGTCTTGGTCTATCTCACCACCATCATTTGTGACCCACACTTCACCATGCTCAGTCGGCCGTAAAGTGCCGGCATCATAATTTATATATGGGTCTATCTTAATAGCAGTAGCTGAGTAGCCGTATTCAGTTAGTATCTTACCAATACTTGCTGTAGCTACCCCTTTACCAACACCGGAGAGAACACCGCCTATCACAACTACATACTTCTCCATTAGCGAAGTAATATTTTCATCAAAGTATGTTTGTTAAAAATTATCACGAAAACACGCCTGCCTGATGGTAGGCAGGAAAGAATGAAAGCACGAAAAGGATTTAAGCATAAAAATTGGTATTTTTTATAGATACCTAAACTATTAGTGGTCAAAAGAGCTACTTGTAGAGTAATAATACTTAACCTCAGCTCCCCAATTTAGGCTGTCACCAACAGATATTACGTAGAACTTGGCGTATCCATCTCTACATTTGGCTACAACTGAATGCCCAACAAACAACGGAGGTGGCAGACTATCCCAGAAGCACTAGTAATTGCATCCAATTCAACTGCCCCCATATCTTTTGTTTGGCTCGGCTAGGTTACTGTATCTGCGTGAGTTCTAAACCATAGATAATTATCCCACGTAAGTAAAACCGCCTCCTGTAGGACCCTTCTCTTTCTCACAGGCTACACTGATAAGGAGCACACTTAACACAAAAATACCTGCCCCTATTCCAGTAACTTCTAAAAATTTTTTCATGCTCACTTCCTAAAATAAATTTATATAAAATTTTAATGGTTGTCAAGTTTTGTTTTTAAGCATGCTGAAAAACTAACATCAGATCTCACTTACCTGTCGCTTCTTGCAGTATTTCTGTCTTACAAATTCTATCGCCTCTTCTTTAGTACGAAGTTCACCACTCACCTGTGCCTCTTCTACCTCTTGCAGTATTTTCCTAAACCTAGGGCCTGGCTTAAGGCCAAGTGCAATTAAGTCGTCGCCTGTTATTATACGCTTAAATTTGGGTCGTCTCATATCCTTCCACATTGTGATACCTATTTTTAGCAAATCAAGTAACTTTTTACTACCCATCCCCCCTGATGCAATAGCATCTGCGTATGCAAGTAAAAATATACCAGGTGTATCAGCACCGCCATCCCTTACAAGCCGCCATATTGCTTTAGCAGTTGG from bacterium includes these protein-coding regions:
- a CDS encoding CTP synthase; protein product: MEKYVVVIGGVLSGVGKGVATASIGKILTEYGYSATAIKIDPYINYDAGTLRPTEHGEVWVTNDGGEIDQDLGSYERFIGIDISKCNNITTGQIYKTVIDRERKGEYLGETVQFIPHIPDEIKTRIRKAGAGYDITLIEIGGTVGDYENIPFLFAIKGIEREIGKSNVVYVLITYLPVPSHIGEMKTKPTQQAIKLLQENGIIPDIILCRGRKPLDDVRRKKIETYANIKREFVISAPDIESVYEVPINFERENLGQKILAKLSLKPKRKPNWNKWTELLNRLKNPQFTCSIAMVGKYIDVGDFRLKDAYISINEAIEHAGARLGVKPKISWVDSKKIERSGSRILKDYDGIIVPGGFGTKGIEGKIKAIQYARENGIPFLGLCLGMQLAIVEYARNVVGFKGAHTTEVEPNSPYPVVTVLPEQRKILAKSKYGGTMRLGAYAARLKEGTLVYKLYKKEGRIKEDMKEPLEHFRIGKASPKDPVERRSYVIERHRHRYELSPKFEKALEKGGLVFSGHHYRLDGTKLAEFLELPGHPFFVATQSHPEFRSRFIKPAPLFLGFLEAIVNKQK